The Sulfurimonas sp. HSL3-2 genome segment TCTCTCTCAAGTGAATGAAAACGAAGTCAGCGGCGTAAACGGCGTTGAATGGGATGCCGTAGAGTTTCCTTCACAACTGCTTGAGAACTTTGCATACGAACCTCAGGTGCTCAAGATGTTTGCAAAACATCATAAAACAGGTGAAATACTGCCTGATGAGATGATAGAAAAACTGATCCTCTCCAAAAACTTCCAATCTGCTCTTTCTATGCTGAGACAGCTGGAGTTCTCACTCTTTGATTTTAAACTCCATATGGACAACTATAAAGGGGAGGAAGTACAAGATCTTCTAGACGGTATACGAGAGAAAACGGCCCTTATAAAACCGCCTTCGTACAACAAGTTTCAAAACGGATTTTCCCATATATTCGCCGGTGGATATGCAGCGGGATACTACAGCTATAAATGGGCTGAAGTCCTGAGTGCAGACACATTCTTTCAGATAGTCGACGAAGGTATATTTGACTCGAAAACAGCCAAAGGCTACCTTGATATCGTACTAAAAAAAGGCGGCAGCTACAGTATGCAGAAGCTTTTTGTCGATCTTATGCAAAGAGAACCTGATGTAAATAATCTATTAAGGTTAAACGGCATAAAATAGATGAGACTATTTGTATTATCTATACTGCTTGTATCAATTTTATATGGAGATAAAGTGATAAAAATCGCAACATATAACGTAGAAAATCTTTTTGATCTGAAAAAATCGGGATATGAGTACAAAGAATATATACCAAATACTGTTTCACAGTGGAACCAAAAGACATATGACATCAAGATAAAGCATACTGCAAAGGTCATAAAGGACATTGGAGCAGATATCATAGCTTTACAAGAGATCGAGTCTCTTGAAGCACTTAAAGACCTCAAAAATAGACTTAAAAGAGATGGTTTATACTATCAGTACTATGCGATAGCCGATGCAAAGAACACGACTGTAAAAGTCGCACTGCTAAGTAAATATAAGATCCTTTATAAAAAAGAGACTCCTATAAATGCTACCTTCAGATACAGAAACATATTAGAAGCAAAACTGGATATCGATGGAGAGCCGCTATATATATTTGTAAACCACTGGAAATCAAAAGGCGGTAAAGAGAACGAAAGAGTCCTCTGTGCAAAAAAACTCTATCAGAGGATAGAAGAGATAGGCTTTAACAATAACATCATCGCTCTGGGTGATTTCAACTCAGACTATGAAGAGAACAAAAGACTCAATAAATGGCACAACAACACAAACGGCATTACAGGGATAAACAATATACTCCATACTGATGAACTCACAACAAAAGCATCAACAGCTCTTACATGTAAAGATTGTCTCTACAACCTATGGTACGATACAGCCGAAGGCAACAGATACACCTATAAATTTAAAAAGAGAAAAGAGGCACTCGATAATATCATCGTAACACCCTACCTATTAAAAAACAAGAACTTCCACTATATCAGCGGATCTATAAGTCATTTCACAACAGACTACCATGTCGTAAAAGGGAAGATAAACAGATGGCAGATGAGTAGAAAAAAACCTAAAAAACATTTAGGAAAAGGCTACTCCGACCACCTACCTCTTACTGCTGAGTTTCTTGTAAAATAGTTTTACATGTAAGCTTTTTCTTTCATACTTTTTGTCCGCAAAAAGTAAGCAAAAACTCTGCAACGGCTTCGAGCCTAACTTCGTTAGGTTCCTAAGAAATAGTAACTCCATTCCAATTTCTCAGCTCTGCAGATGTTACAACCGACATAAATGCTAGACTAATAATAAGGATAATTCTATTGAAATAAGTATGAAAAAATAAAAATAAAAAGGTATTCAAGAGCTAAGTACTTGATAATAAGGTTTTAAAAGTGATTAGTGATTGATAGTAATTGAAGTAGTAAATCCGATAACTAGGCGGCGACCTACGTTTCCACACCTGAAAGGTGCAGTATTATCAGCGATGGGAGGCTTAGCTTCTGGGTTCGGAATGGGGCCAGGCGTTTCCCTCTCTCTATAGCCACCTAGACAATCGGATATAAAAGCACCTAGATGCGCTTATATCCAATTGCTATGGATTTACAGGGGGTTTAGTATTGTTAAAGTCAACAGGTCGTATTACAACAACAGACCACTCTTACACTAAGTAAGGCAGTGAGCTAAAAAAAAGACGAACGTACTATTAGTACTGGTCAGCTAAACAGATTACTCTGCGTACACATCCAGCCTATCAAGCTTGTAGTCTTCAAGCGTACTTCAGGGAAAGTTCATCTTGGAGTTGGCTTCCCGCTTAGATGCTTTCAGCGGTTATCACATCCGTGCGTAGCTACCCAGCGATGCTCTTGGCAGAACAACTGGTGCACCAGTGGCACGTCCAACCCGGTCCTCTCGTACTAGGGTCAGCTCTCCTCAACTTTCCTACGCCCACGGAAGATAGGGACCGAACTGTCTCACGACGTTCTGAACCCAGCTCGCGTACCGCTTTAAATGGCGAACAGCCATACCCTTGGGACCTGCTCCAGCCCCAGGATGCGATGAGCCGACATCGAGGTGCCAAACCTCCCCGTCGATGTGAGCTCTTGGGGGAGATCAGCCTGTTATCCCCGGCGTACCTTTTATCCTTTGAGCGATGGCCCTTCCACACAGAACCACCGGATCACTATGACCGTCTTTCGACTCTGCTCGACGTGTATGTCTCACAGTCAGTCCGGCTTATGCCATTATACTCTACGGTGGATTTCCAACCCACCTGAGCCGAACTTTGTAAGCCTCCGTTACTTTTTAGGAGGCGACCGCCCCAGTCAAACTACCCACCAGACATTGTCCTCGCACGAGATAATCGTACCAAGTTAGCTATCAGAATATTCAAGGGTGGTATCTCAACGATGCCTCCGTAGACACTGGCGTATCTACATCAACGGCTCCCACCTATCCTGCACATGAATATCCCAATAGCAATGTCAAGCTATAGTAAAGGTGCACGGGGTCTTTCCGTCTTTCCGCGGGTAGGAGGAATTTTCACCTCCACTACAATTTCACTGGATCCCTGGTTGAGACAGCTCCCATCTCGTTACGCCATTCATGCAGGTCGGTATTTAACCGACAAGGAATTTCGCTACCTTAGGACCGTTATAGTTACGGCCGCCGTTTACTTGTGCTTCAATTCAATGCTTCGCAGAGCTAACAAATCCTTTTAACATTCAAGCACCGGGCAGGCGTCACACCCTATACATCCTCTTACGAGTTAGCAGAGTGCTGTGTTTTTGGTAAACAGTCGGGAGGGACACTTTGCTGCGACCTTTTCTTGCTCCAAGAGTAAATCTCTTCACAATAAAGGCACACCTTATACCGAAGATACGGTGCTAGTTTGCAGAGTTCCTTAACCAGGGTTCTTCCACGCGCCTTAGAATACTCATCTCACCCACCTGTGTCGGTTTACGGTACGGGCAACGGCTGTTCTCGCTTAGAGGCTTTTCTCGGCACGACAGTATCAACGATTCAACTCGCTCTCCGAAGAGATTGAATTGCCTGTAAGATCTCGGAATATTGCAGCACGGATTTGCCTATGCTACTTCCTACGTCCTTCGACCCACTATTCCATCAGTGAGCTCGTTTAACTCTATGCGTCCCCCCATCACTCAAATGAACAACCGTCGGTATCGGAATATTAACCGATTTGCCATCGTCTACCCCTTTCGGACTCGACTTAGGTCCCGACTAACCCTACGATGACGAGCATCGCGTAGGAAACCTTGGGTTTACGGCGAAGGGAATTCTCATCCCTTTTATCGCTACTCATGCCTGCATGCTCACTTCCAAGCGCTCCACCACTCCTTACCGGTATGGCTTCTACGCTGCTTGGAACGCTCTCCTACCACTCATAGTAAACTATGAATCTAGAGCTTCGGTGTACATCTTAGCCCCGTTATATTTTCGGCGCAGAATCGCTAGACCAGTGAGCTGTTACGCTTTCTTTAAAGGATGGCTGCTTCTAAGCCAACCTCCTGGTTGTCACAGCAACTCCACATCCTTTTCCACTCAGATGTAACTTTGGGACCTTAGCTGCTAGTCTGGGTTGTTCCCCTCTTGACGATTGATTTTATCACCCACCGCCTGACTCCCGAGGTTGCACATACAGTATTCGGAGTTTGATAGGGTTTGGTACCGCGGTAGGCAGCCCTAGCCCTGTCAGTGCTCTACCCCTGTATGCTAATGCTCGAGGCTATACCTAAATATATTTCGGAGAGAACCAGCTATCACTGAGTTTGATTGGCCTTTCACCCCTATCCACAAGTCATCCCGAGACTTTTCAACGTCAATGGGTTCGGTCCTCCACTGGCTCTTACACCAGCTTCAACCTGCTCATGGATAGATCACTCAGTTTCGGGTCTGCAGCATCTGACTATGTCGCCCTATTAAGACTCGCTTTCGCTACGGCTTCGCGTTCGCTTAACCTTGCCAGATACCACAACTCGCAGGCTCATTATGCAAAAGGCAGTCCGTCACACTTATATATAATAGTGCTCCGAATGATTGTAAGCCATAGGTTTCAGGTTCTATTTCACTCTGCTCACCGCAGTTCTTTTCACCTTTCCCTCACGGTACTGGTTCACTATCGGTCTGGTAGTAGTATTTAGGATTGGAGGGTGGTCCCCCCTGCTTCAGTCAAGATAACACGTGTCCCGACCTACTCTGGATCCTGCTAGCTTATCGTCGATTTCGATTATGGGGCTATCACCCTCTATGGCCACTCTTTCCAAAGTGCTCATCTATCGACTCAAATGCCGTATGCAGTCCGCAACCCCAAGTGCAAGCACTTGGTTTGTCCTAATCCCATTTCGCTCGCCGCTACTATGGGAATCTCGTTTGATTTCTCTTCCTTTGGGTACTGAGATGTTTCACTTCCCCAAGTTCGCCCCCCGTAGGGTAACATGACTCGCGCCATGCTGGGTTGCCCCATTCGGATATCCCCGGATCAAAGCTCTTTGGCAGCTCCCCGAGGCTTTTCGCAGCCTAATACGTCCTTCATCGCCTCTACCAGCCAAGGCATCCACCTATGGCCCTTAATATCTTTTTTCTAAGTTGATCTATTTCTAGATCGTGCGCTCACTGCCTTACTTAACATAAGACAGTGATCTGTTGTAGTTGTAATTTCAATCCATAGAATCGCTTCTATTTCTTTACTTTAGTTGACTTTAACAATAATAATTTAATGAACTTCTTAGACTTAAAAGTCTAATATCAAATCTATACTCATAGTTCTGATATTAAACTTCTTCTCTACTCTCTTCTTTAAGCACTTATAACTCAAATGGTGGGCCTACCAGGACTTGAACCTGGGACCTCACCCTTATCAGGGGTGCACTCTAACCAGCTGAGCTATAGGCCCGAGAATAATCTAAATGTGAATGAACTTAGATCACTGAAAACTAAGCAAGTAAACAACTTAATAACTAACATCTCGTGTGAGATTTTCTTTGTATTGCATCTAAGAAACGAATCTTAATGCTTACTCTAGAAAGGAGGTGATCCAACCGCAGGTTCTCCTACGGTTACCTTGTTACGACTTCACCCCAGTCGCTAATTCCACCGTAAGCGGTAGCCCCCCGAAGGTTAGCTTCCCGATTTCGGGTGAAATCAACTCCCATGGTGTGACGGGCGGTGAGTACAAGACCCGGGAACGTATTCACCGTAGCAATGCTGATCTACGATTACTAGTGATTCCAGCTTCATGCTCTCGAGTTGCAGAGAACAATCCGAACTGAGAGACGCTTTAAGAGATTGGCTCCACCTCGCGGTATCGCAACTCTCTGTACGCCCCATTGTAGCACGTGTGTAGCCCTGGCCGTAAGGGCCATGATGACTTGACGTCGTCCTCACCTTCCTCCTCCTTACGAAGGCAGTCTCGTTAGAGTGCTCAGCCGAACTGTTAGCAACTAACGACGAGGGTTGCGCTCGTTGCGGGACTTAACCCAACATCTCACGACACGAGCTGACGACAGCCGTGCAGCACCTGTTTTCAAGTTCCCCGAAAGGCACTTCCGTATCTCTACAGAATTCTATCAATGTCAAGGCCAGGTAAGGTTTTTCGCGTATCTTCGAATTAAACCACATGCTCCACCACTTGTGCGGGTCCCCGTCTATTCCTTTGAGTTTTAATCTTGCGACCGTACTCCCCAGGCGGTTCACTTAATCTGTTAAGTGCATCACCGAGATGACAAGCATCCCGACGACTAGTGAACATCGTTTAGGGCGTGGACTACCAGGGTATCTAATCCTGTTTGCTCCCCACGCTTTCACGCCTTAGCGTCAGTTATGTTCCAGGAGATCGCCTTCGCTTTCGGTATTCCTAGTGATATCTACGGATTTTACCCCTACACCACTAATTCCATCTCCCCCTCCCATACTCTAGGTTACCAGTTTCAAGTGCAGTTCTACAGTTAAGCTGTAGGATTTCACACCTGACTTGGCAACCCGCCTACGCGTCCTTTACGCCCAGTGATTCCGAGTAACGCTTGCACCCTCCGTATTACCGCGGCTGCTGGCACGGAGTTAGCCGGTGCTTATTCATTAGGTACCGTCATTTTCTTCCCTAATAAAAGGAGTTTACACACCGAAATGCGTCATCCTCCACGCGGCGTTGCTGCATCAGGGTTTCCCCCATTGTGCAATATTCCTCACTGCTGCCTCCCGTAGGAGTCTGGTCCGTGTCTCAGTACCAGTGTGGCGGATCATCCTCTCAAACCCGCTACCCGTCATCGCCTTGGTGAGCTCTTACCTCACCAACTAGCTGATAGGATATAGTCTGATCCCAAAGCGAAAAGACATTTCCCGATTAAGCTTGAGCTTAAAAGGTGTATCCAGTATTAATCACCGTTTCCAGTGGCTATCCCGGTCTTTGGGGCACATTAACTATATATTACTCACCCGTGCGCCACTCGTCAGCAAAGAGCAAGCTCTTCCTGTTACCGTTCGACTTGCATGTGTTAAGCACGCCGCCAGCGTTCACTCTGAGCCAGGATCAAACTCTCCATAATTGGTTTGTCTAATCTTTGCCCAAGATTGAAAAATCATTGGCTTCGCCACTATCCGAAGATAATGGTCTTTTATGTATGTATCTAAACATATATATAATATATGAATAGACGGTTGTGTTATTAGTTATTTAAGTAAACTCAAAAACTGCTAACTTTCGTTAGTTATCTTGTCATTTACTTGCTTAGTTTTCAATGATCTCAAACTAGAAAAACTTTCGTCTCTCAAGGCCTAAACTTTAGGTCTCATCGTTTGTGGACGGGAATTATAGGAAAATTTTAATTCAATGTCAAGAGGTTTTCCAAAGAATTTTAGAGAAATTTTTAAATTTGTTGATTTATGTAATTTTTACCCTCTTTTTTCATTACCTTTTCTTATAAAATGAATATCCTTACTCTCTTCCCTTTAATATTTATCTCTTTTATCTTCGATATCTTCTTATCAAAACATTCTCTTTTGATCGCGACATATGAATCTTTTTGTAAAATATCTATATCACCTACTGAATCTTTATCCAATCCGAGTGTCTTTATGAAAGTTCCGACTATATCGCCTGCACGGATTTTGTCTTTTTTACCTGCAAGAAGATGAAGTGTTATATATTTTGCCTGGATAGGTGATTTGCTATTATATGTAAGCTCTTTAATATCCAGCTCGTCTATATCCGTTTTTATCAGCTCTTTTACAGCGTTTAGATATTTGAGGCTAAAATCATCATAGAGACTTATGCTCACACCTTCATCGCCTGCTCTTGCCGTTCTCCCTACTCTATGCAGATAGACTTCAGGATCATGCGGTATGTCATAATTGATGACTAACGATATGTTTTTAATATCTATACCGCGGGCTGCAAGGTTTGTCGTGACTAGTATAGGTATGCTTTTGTTGGCAAACATCAGCAGCATCTCATTTCTGATATTTTGCTCTAAGCCGCCGTGAAAGAACTCCGAATCAAAACCGTCACTGTAAAGTCTGTGTGTCAGCTCTTCGACTTCAAGCTTCGTGTTGCAGAAGATGATTGCCGAATCGGGTCTGTATGAAAGCAGTACGGTTTTTAATGTCTCGTACTTATTGTTTTTATCTACTTTACATATAAACTGTTTTAAAAACTTTTCATTATCTTCTTCGATGGTCACAGTTTTTGGCGTCTTCATAATGCTTGATACAAGTTTTTTGATGTTTTCAGGATACGTCGCCGAAAAAAGAAGCGTTTGAAGTTTTGACGGAAGTTTTGTCTTAATATATGAGATGTCGTCAAAAAATCCCATATCAAGCATCCTGTCCGCTTCATCAAGTACCAATATCTTGATATGGCTGAGATCAATACTCTCTTTACCTATATGATCGATGATGCGCCCCGGAGTACCTACGACTATATGAGCACCTTTTTCTAACGAGCGTTTTTGGTTTGCGAAAGAGTCTCCACCGTAGATCGTCACGATCTTCACGTTATGTTCCGAACGTGCGAGTTTTCTTAGCTCCGATGCAACCTGTTCACTCAGCTCACGAGTGGGGCAGATGACTAAAAACTGGATGTTGAAATCCTTAACATCCAGGTTATGAAGCAGACCTATACCAAAAGCTATGGTCTTTCCACTGCCTGTCTTTGATTTTGCGACAAGGTCTTCACCTTGAATAATAATAGGAATCGCTTGTTCCTGAATCGGAGTCATACTTGTAAAACTTAATGAATCTAAATTTTTTAGCAACTTATCTGAGATATTTAATGTAGAGAAACTTTTTTGCGGCATTTTAAATCTTTCTTGAAAGTATAACATCATATTGGCATAGATAATGCTACAATTAAATTATGTACATATCAACATACAATAGTTATATAAATCCTACTCAGCCCTATAACAAACAATCAGCTGCACAGACAACAAAAGCGCAGAGCAGTTTTAAAGAGCAGTTTCTATATAAGACTATCGATACTTACAATGCCCCGAAGTCTTTTCCTGTTGATTATATAAATAAAGAGAGTACTTTTTTTAACAAACTTCGTATGCAGCAAGAGATCTCATCAGATAAAGAGATCGCTAAAAGTCTGGATGAAAGCTTAAATGTAAGCAGTTTTGATATTTTAAAAAAGAGAGAAGGTGCTTACAAGCAAGCTACATATAAAGTAACTGCACAGCAAAACAAAAGTTACCCGTTAGCGCCAAAACTCGGGAGTACCGATTTTAGCGTACAGAAATCAAATATTGCAAATATCTACTTACAGAATGATGCATATTTTCATCAAAGAGCCGTTTAAAGTTTTTCTATAATCTTTGTAACGACGGCAGCGGGATCTTCCGCTTTATATATCGGACGTCCAACCACGATAAAGTCTACCATCGCTGAGTGTGCATAATCGATATCTGCAACACGCTGTTGATCGCCTGCATCTTCACCAAACGGACGGATACCCGGAGTCAGCGTCATAAACTCTTTTGATGTTATATTTTTTATTGATTCACTTTCAAATGCACTGCAGACGACACCGTCAAGACCGCTTTCATATGCATCACGGGCGAACTTATCCGCTTTTGTTGCTATGCTTTCATTGTAAACATAACTAAACTCATCCTCATTAAAAGATGTAAGTGCCGTCACTGCTAGGACAATAGGACGTTTTTCATAGCTTTTTAGTCTGTCCATAACCGTAGTCATCGCACGTTTACCTGCACTCGCATGGACATTGAACATATCTACGCCAAGCCCCATGATAGATTCTGCAGCATCTGCCATAGTGTTTGGTATATCATAAAGTTTCAGGTCTAAAAATATTTTAAAATCCGGATTTATCTCTTTTATAGCTTGTATGAACTCCGCACCGTCACGGATATATGAGCGAAAACCGACTTTTAGCCATACATCATAATCTTTTATCTTTTTTACTAATTCTAAGTTTTCTTCTTTGCTCGGCAGGTCAAGTGCTACACATAATTCCATATTAACTCTTTTATATCTATTTTCTGTGAAATTATACCATTTTTACGGAGTGTTGTTTTTACGTATTGAAAGGATTTTTCTTACATGTAAGGAGTTATCATAAAGAAGCGTTATCCACTTCTTTATGATGTTTATAGCGTTGGTTTAAAGATCAACCTTTTACCATAGCTTCGATTTTTTCGACTACGCTAGGGTCTTCAAGAGTTGAGATATCTTGTGTTATAGCCTCGCCTTTTGCGATCGAACGAAGGATACGACGCATGATCTTTCCTGAACGAGTTTTCGGAAGTCCAGGTGCGAAAACGATATCATCACATAAAGCGATATTTCCTATCTCTTTTTTGATAACATTGTTGATAGCTTTTACCTCTTCGACTTCGTCTGCCACACCTTTGTCTGATTTTAGTACGACATAAGCAAAGATCCCCTCACCTTTGATATCATGAGGTTTACCAACAACTGCGACCTCTGCCACATTTGGATGTTTTTTGATCGCTGCTTCGACCTCTGCAGTTCCCATTCTGTGACCTGATACGTTGATAACATCATCTGTACGACCTGTGATCGTGATGTAACCATCCGCATCATAAACAGCACCGTCACCTGTAAAATAAACAGCTTTACCATCTTTTTTAACATCACC includes the following:
- a CDS encoding endonuclease/exonuclease/phosphatase family protein, which gives rise to MIKIATYNVENLFDLKKSGYEYKEYIPNTVSQWNQKTYDIKIKHTAKVIKDIGADIIALQEIESLEALKDLKNRLKRDGLYYQYYAIADAKNTTVKVALLSKYKILYKKETPINATFRYRNILEAKLDIDGEPLYIFVNHWKSKGGKENERVLCAKKLYQRIEEIGFNNNIIALGDFNSDYEENKRLNKWHNNTNGITGINNILHTDELTTKASTALTCKDCLYNLWYDTAEGNRYTYKFKKRKEALDNIIVTPYLLKNKNFHYISGSISHFTTDYHVVKGKINRWQMSRKKPKKHLGKGYSDHLPLTAEFLVK
- the dbpA gene encoding ATP-dependent RNA helicase DbpA yields the protein MPQKSFSTLNISDKLLKNLDSLSFTSMTPIQEQAIPIIIQGEDLVAKSKTGSGKTIAFGIGLLHNLDVKDFNIQFLVICPTRELSEQVASELRKLARSEHNVKIVTIYGGDSFANQKRSLEKGAHIVVGTPGRIIDHIGKESIDLSHIKILVLDEADRMLDMGFFDDISYIKTKLPSKLQTLLFSATYPENIKKLVSSIMKTPKTVTIEEDNEKFLKQFICKVDKNNKYETLKTVLLSYRPDSAIIFCNTKLEVEELTHRLYSDGFDSEFFHGGLEQNIRNEMLLMFANKSIPILVTTNLAARGIDIKNISLVINYDIPHDPEVYLHRVGRTARAGDEGVSISLYDDFSLKYLNAVKELIKTDIDELDIKELTYNSKSPIQAKYITLHLLAGKKDKIRAGDIVGTFIKTLGLDKDSVGDIDILQKDSYVAIKRECFDKKISKIKEINIKGKRVRIFIL
- the pyrF gene encoding orotidine-5'-phosphate decarboxylase, producing the protein MELCVALDLPSKEENLELVKKIKDYDVWLKVGFRSYIRDGAEFIQAIKEINPDFKIFLDLKLYDIPNTMADAAESIMGLGVDMFNVHASAGKRAMTTVMDRLKSYEKRPIVLAVTALTSFNEDEFSYVYNESIATKADKFARDAYESGLDGVVCSAFESESIKNITSKEFMTLTPGIRPFGEDAGDQQRVADIDYAHSAMVDFIVVGRPIYKAEDPAAVVTKIIEKL